In Rosa rugosa chromosome 4, drRosRugo1.1, whole genome shotgun sequence, the genomic stretch GACTTGGTAGTCCTGTCGGCCCAATAGGCCAGCAAACGTCCTAAAATAGATCGGACTGCGACCTTTCTTTCTAGAGACCTTGGGTCTCTAGACATTGATATTGTCCTTGAATAGGTCAACCAAGGTTGGACGCTCTACGTCTTGCAAAACATCCTCAATCCCTAGGTTGTGTTGAGTTAAAAATTGCACAATGTGtaaaatgtcacccaacgtaatttcactcgtattcattaacAGAacagagttttaattatttcgggttcgacccattcctTGAATAGGTCAACCAAGGTTGGACGCTCTACGTCTTGCAAAACATCCTCAATCCCTAGGTTGTGTTGAGTTAAAAATTGCACAATGTGtaaaatgtcacccaacgtaatttcactcgtattcattaacAGAacagagttttaattatttcgggttcgacccattcaagacagaatgtgtctcttaattacaatcccttgttacagggaaacaccctttgattccatttatagAGAAACCAATGtgtgttgtttgtttttgcggctgcacccggattttggaatgggttgcctacgtacccgggaagggatcaagccactcgtagttcaagagttccaatgggTGAATGACTCATTGGAAGGCTTGGATTTTTGGAATAGGAATAGTGTTTGGGATGCAGTTGCATCTAGATTATTTGATtccagattgcctacatacccttgcgggatcaaaccaTATGTAGTTCCAGCATttgggatttaaatgggtagatgacccatttatttttggatttgtgtttgagaTATTTGTGAGGGTTTAGAGCCCTTGCATTTGCTTTTGGAAAATTTGggaatgattttatttttctggtgtttgggtgaatttgactggtggagtcagagattcggattggctgaatttgactggtggagtcagggattcgatttgaatttgtggttgcatctagtgggtcgctagattgcctaTATACCCTGTAAAGGGATCAAACCATTATAGTTCTGACGTTTTGTGGATTTTGGGAATTTGGGctttttcttggttttgtaccaaaaGGATGTTTTTTAGGTTCCGGAGCATTTTTTTACGAAACCAAAGCCTGGGTATTTGGAAATGGAACCCATAGCGTCATGCTTTGCCGAATTCTTCCAACGGGCCCAAAATTTGTGGTGGGCTTTGCTTGCGAATTATGTTGCTTGGTCTACACCAATTAATGCTTTTGGGCCCCAAATTTGATATGAGCACCCGTAATGATCCAGCTGCGAAggaattgtaagttgtaactccTCATTGTCTTCTTTTCCATTCTTaaactctctttctttcttctcctgGCCGAACCCAAAGCATTGGCAGAATGCTCCACCCCTGCCAATTgatgaaggactttggattTGGAGATGAAATTTGACTTGTAGATCGAAGTGCGCTTGGGTCTTCGACAAAACAGAACTTCTTAGTCTCTGAAGCTTGCAATTGTCTTAATTGCTCCTCTTTATGGAAAAATGGGTAAGTACCTTCTCCATTTTGTTCTTGCTTCTAACTTCTGTAGTTCAGGAACCCAAGTGCCGACAACACTTAATTCTATTGTACTTTACAATCATTTTGAAGAAGTACCCACTGCTTAGGAGCTTGTTTCGCCTTTGGCTATTTGATTTGGCTGCTGGAATACCACACTCAAAGCTCGGTTCTTATTTTTTCTTTGCAGGTGCCGCTAAAGAGAAAGTACCTGGCCTTTCATCGTGGTCTGGTAATCAAAGCCTCTGGACTCCTGTATTGTTTTTGCTTTGATGCTTTTGATCTGAATGTAACCGCCTCCTCCTTTATTTGTAAAGAAACAAAACTAGCTTATATTAATTTTGCTTCTtttgtcttttcttctttgtggtATAATTACACTCCAGCACACTTTGCATAAAGGAAAGGCATGATTAATTAAACATTCATCCTTGGAAGACCACAAACCAAGATCTTTCTTATTTTGCTTTCTTGTGTCGGCACCTCTTCACaacttttaattttattttcttttgttggcCACCCTCTGATACCAAATTCCTTCAATCTTCAACACTAGCACCGCAAGAAAAGATTTTTGTGCTTTGTGCTTTGTCAACTACTGGAAACATTTTGTTCCCAGAATACAATGCTTTTGATTCTTTGTGAGCATGGAAACATTGTATCCCATTCTTCGTGAACATGACACTATTGCATTCGACTTGTATGGCTTACTGCTGCAACTTCGAGGACTCTTTATTGATTTGTGCAGGTACAAAGCAAGAACAGCAGCTGCAGTCAAAGTTCCAGAGTTTCAAATTGAAGGTGAGCCTCTGTTTATTTAGACtctgtttattttttgtgtTAATTTGAGTTGGTGCTTTTTGGGAAGAGAACATGGAATTTGGGACAGGCTATTTGGCCTTGACGGTTGACAGAGAGCAGGGATGGTTATGGCCCTTTGTTGCCGTTTAGCACCATCGTCAACCCCAGCAGCTTTGTATTTACTTTGTTGCTGCTGAGAGCGAGTTCGGTGAAGCATCATACCTTTGAAAGCTTTGGGAGACGGAGCTCGATGACAATAcggcaccctaaggcacgccgTGCTGGAGCTCGACGACAATAtcggcaccctaaggcacgccgTGTCGGAGCTTGAAGATGATAcggcaccctaaggcacgccgTGCAGGAGCTCGACGACAATAtcggcaccctaaggcacgccgTGTCGGAGCTTGAAGATGATACGACACCCTAAGGCACGCCGTGCAGGAGCTCGACGACAATAtcggcaccctaaggcacgccgTGTCGGAGCATATATGATATACCGTAGGGTATCTGTCGCTGGAGGCCTGCATCATTTGAGAATAGCAAAGGAAAAGGTGCACATCGGTGGTGAAAGTCTCACCCTCTTTTTCCTTGCTTTCTTCCTCTCCTCGGCTGCTATCCTCTTCGCCTTCATCCTCCCCCTTGTTTCTTTTCACGTAGCCCTTTTATAGTGAACTGGTGATGAGTTTGATTTCTAATCAACATGGAGGGTTTTAGAGTCCCACTGAAATTGAAACAGTTTGGGAACTTGTATTCCAAGAACCCGTGAAGGCTGCACTCTTATCTTTGTAATTGCATTGTTATCTAGATTCTTAATTAACAAAGCTAGGAGTCAACACGGTTTTGTAAAAAGCCAATATGGGCCACCTTGCTGCCTCTAAGCTTTTCCTTTTGCTTAGAGTTTCAATAGCTATCAATCTCGACcattctctgttttttttattagagGCTTTTATTTgtactttatttttctttttacaaaTAAAGCACTCATATTCTCGTTTAGTGAGATGGGCCTTatatgtgattttttttatttaaacagGTTGACAATCTTCTGGGCCGTAACTTGGGTAGGTCGGCCCTTGCTATCTCGTCCACTGAAAGTGAAATAACCAATATCATCTTTGTAAAACCTTGCTTCCACTACATTGGTGGATGCCTGAAATGGGTTATTGTCTGCCGGAATGACCTAAATTTTGTCGCCATGCCAGAAGATCAATACTTGATGCAGGGAAGAAGGGACACACATGTTCTGGTGAATCCAATCGCGGCCAAGCAATGCATTGTAATGAGCAGATGAATCGACCACGAAGAAAGCCGTCATGTTTGTCTTTTCCCCCACAGTGACATCGAGTGGGAGGATACCTCTTGGCCTGTTTTTACCTCCAGAGAAGTTGCTCACTGTAATGTCTGAAGGGAGCAAATCAGATTCAGTTCTGCGTAATTTCTTCATGACGGCTGTAGGTAACACATTAACTGCCGCACCATTATCCACAAAAACTTTCGTTATTGGATGTCCCTATATGTAAGCCGTGATGTATAACGGCTTCAAATGTTGAGCCATTTTGGCCGTTGGTTTTGTGAGTACCACACGGCCGTCTTCATCCTTCAACTGGGCATCGACTTCATCAATCTCAAATCGAGGTTGTTGATCGGCAACGAAGTCGCCGATTAGTTCATTTGACTGACCTGGTTGAGCTTTGAGTTCTGAAGGTAGGACATAAACCATGTTGATGTCCATTGTATTACCTTCTCCTTTTCCAAAGGCGACCTCGTCCTTGTAAAATGGGGATAAGTTTTCTATGTCAAAAGCTGTGTCATCTCCTAtgtcgtagtcgattccagttTCATTATCATAGTCACCTTGTTCCTCCTCTTCCCCATAATCGACTTCCTCATCACCTTCGTCTCCAAAATCGTCTTGCTTGCCATTGTTCATGGCAGCACCTTCTACCATTTCCTCATCCTTCAAATGCTGATTGAGACTAGCTTGCTCTTTCTTTAATTCTTCAATGGCCCCAGTTGTCAGCTTGGTGGACGCCTTTTCTGTCTCAACTGGCCATTCAATTGCACGAGCCCGCAGATATTTGGACAAGTTGTCCAATAATTTGCTCTCGGCGGATGTGAATCTATACATCTCAGCAGCCGGATGTTGTTTATGGTAAGTGTGAAGGTAAGCAAGGTCAGAATCGGAAACGGGCAAGTTATCAGTGTTGGCTTCCATCTTACAGTTCTCCATCATAGTCTGATAACTGATCTTTAAGCCGATACTAGAATCCTCTGTAATGAGGTAAGACTCAGAAGATAGATCCGTTTCCAACATCTTCATCATCGCGCTTTCCTCCTCAGTTAGGCCATAAGTGGCCGATGCTGAATACATCCTATGATATTTCTTCATCATCCCCATATCTTGATTTGAGAACGGCGGATCCTGTCCTCTCAGTACTCTTATTGTGGGGATTTTCCCATTTGGCGTCTTATCCCTAGCCGCCTTCTGTATTTCTTTCTGTTGTTCAATATCTTTAGCTTTGGCATCGGCCTTCGCTTGCTCTTCAGTTACGAAGTCTTTCTTTTCTAAATAATCATCTAGTTCTTTTGCGAGCTGGACCTCTTCTGGCGTTATACCATAGGTCTCCTCAGCCGAGTGACTTCTATGAAAACATCTAAGGAaatgaaagtcggcttctgaaaCTGGAATTTGAGCGACGATATCCTTCTTTTGGATTCCTTTGCGATGTGCTTGATACAAGGCTTTCAAACCAGGAGTAATGAATCAGCTATGGAAACCCTGCCGAATCAGAGCATGATCTGCATCATAATTTGCTATTATTGTATTGAGAATATAATCTTGACTCCTCGGAAGCCCATAGACTGCAAGGGCTGAATGTTTCTAATGGAACTTTCTCATTGTTTCTAATTCAGCCAACTTAAATGGAGGGTTGAGATGTTTGAAGATCTTAACCCCTCCTTCAGTAAACCGCAGATGAGGTAGCTTTGGGAAGCTAAGAACATTCTCAAACTGGTCACCGATGGTCTCAAGTTCCATAGTTTCTTCTGAATCCTTATGAAAGTCCTCTCTTATTATGGGAGCTTCTCTGTTATCGGCTTCAGTTGAGCGTTTGATTTCCTGCCCTTCAGACCCTTGCTGCCTTGCGGCCGCCACTTCCCTTTGCATGCGTCTCTTTTGAGTTTTTGTCAAAGGGGAAAATGGTTAATCTCTGGCCGCTCGGCCATACCACCTATTGTCATGAGTTACTGGTGGCCGATATGTCCGATAAGGTCTACGACCTCTATTTCTAGCAAAGTAATCTTGGTCATAAAATCGATCATCTTGGTCAAAACCTGATCGTCGTCGGCCATTGAAACCGTCAGCAAAATTTCCCTCTAGATCATCATCCTCAAAAgtcaacctcctcctcaccgaAAGTCGTCCGCTTTCGGCTTTTTCAGATTCCTTTATCCTCTTAAAAACACTttgggaagtttgttgtccCTGATAAAATCCCTTGGGACTGTGAGGGCCAAAAAGCTTAAGTACTTCATCCTCGGCCGAATTGGCCGTGGGAGTCTCCAATTCATTGCCAGCATGTTTCTTTCCTGTGTCTCTTTTCTTACTTTCTTCACAATTAGTTGGAGCTTTTAACTCTGGCTTTACCTGTTGATCAGTAGCTAACTCTAGGTTCTTGATTTGCAGAAGATTACTGAGGGTTACCTCACAGTTGCAACGGCTGCACAGAATCATAGCACTGGCCGGCGATGCTTTTGAAGTAGAGAACGATGAGGCCTTCAAAGCCGGTGGCATTGTCATATCATATGTATCCTCATCCTGACTGTCATAAACTGGCTCCCTCCTCTGGTCACGAAACatcactaggccaataaccttaacatacaacactttttacacaacgaaaaaaaaaaatttgttgtgtgatgacggaaagtgaatcatacaacacgtttacaaaacttacgttgtataaggctGTTAAAATTATGAAGTTTTTAGCTAGAAGATCATTGCATAACACTTACAAGAATaattcgttgtgtgaatgaaaaaaaaaatagcgacAGATTTTCCTCCCAGCTTGACTCAAATTTAGCTTTAAATTGATACTATATagtacaacagaatagttatatctgttgtatgagagtagcgtgcaaaatatcatacaacagtttttgactTTGTGTTGTACGATCAAGAGGTAAAGGTTTGGACGTGCCTATATTTGCCCCAAAATAGCACTGATTCCCCCTCAAGACCTTtaaattttgattgaaatatatCTGGTAATTGATGATGCCACAACCAAGTGACTTATTTGTGTTGTATGAATGAGTAATGCCTAACCTAGCGCCAAAATTGTCAAAGTATTTGCATATAGGCGGGAACTTTCCCTCACTAAtagaattatgctcatagacatcacgacaattaaATCGGTGAGGAATACACACGATGTAAAGCaatatcattaacatcgattcctcaaagTCCGATTTGTATGCATATAATTGACATCGCTTTTTAAAATAACCGGTAACAAAACTTTCAtttgaattttcagaaaaacacTACGCGGCTAAGttaaaaaattttaaacaaaCGCGGGGCATGAAAAGCTCATTCCCACACTTAGCCATATTTGGACTAACATTGACCAAGGCTTGCCCTAACACTATTCGACCAAATTAACCTCCCTTTCCTCCTCTTCGTGCTCCGCCTTCGACCAAAACCCTCCTCGTCTTCATTCTCCTGCTCCAACCAGAACCCGACCCTCCTTGTCCTCCTCCTTTTCCGTATCAGATCAGCTCCTCTGCTCGAAGAAACCTGAGCACCCTCTCCACTTTTCTCCTCCTCCGACCGAGATCAATTAGTTTCTCATCTCAGGACAACTTCTCATCTCAACTTCTCTCTCCAGATCGGTGTATGAATTTCTCTGCCTCTGATCCCATTCTCCTCCTCCGACTGTAACTTACGATTTTGAAGGACGCAGAATTGGTTCGACCCCGACCCCGACCCCGGTTTCTCTGACGACGGAGGTTCTCGGACGACGACCGAACCTATGCGCTGTCTGAGGTCTTCGCTTCTTAACACTCTATCTCCTCTCTTATCTCACtcacaaaaaccctaagaaCTCTAAAACCCAAAGGTACTTCCTTTCTTCTCTAACTTGTTATACTCTCTGTATTTTCCGTCCCCTGATTCTGATTCTGCGttcattttgtttgtattgGTTTCGTTTATGCTTAGTATAATTCGGAGGATTAATGGATAGCAGTGTTTGATTAGTGATCCAAGTGCAATAGATTCAGTTTCTAATCTATTTTACTTTCTCCTATTCTAAAAATCATCTTTTGCTTGGTGGGTAGTGCAATTTTGCACCAAGTTTTGTACTTTAGACCTGTATCATTGTTTTTTCTAAACTCTTTGGACACTCAGTTTATTCAATGGGATTGCGAATCTGCTACAGCTAGGCTCCGAGTCCCTTGCTATCAATTTAAAAGCGTCTTTATCTTGTCGTGTTCCTGGGATTCCATTATGACTGTCTTTCTTTGTGTATATCTGGTTAAAAAGTTATGTAATTTTAGGTTTGTTGGAATACTGTCTTTTATATATACATCCACCGACTCATATATGGTTATATAGGTCCATCCCTTGCTTAGTTGTGATGTTGGTTTACGTTTTCAACTTTCAAAGTTTTGAGATGCAAGATATCTGCTATTAGAACTGAGCTTCAACTAGTTGCCTTTACAATTCAGAAATGTGGTTCAAAGATGCAAAATTTTAGTTGGCAGCTGGTTTGAAATAGATTTTAAAAGAACCTACCAAGTAGTGTAAATTAATAGCTCAAATGACAACATATATGTTTGTTGTAATTGTAATCACTGATAGAGTTCCAAATCAGCTTTGCTTGCAAGAGGTGAAGCAGTAGTGCAGCAATGCAAGGAGTATCATCAGGCATCAGATACGGTGTCAAATACCAAGGTCAATACCCAAAACCCTTGCTTGTGGCAGAATTTGAGAAATTGAAGCTTGGTGTGTTCTCTCTTGCTTTCTTCCAATCTTTGTACCAATTGAATTTGTGAGCTATGCAATTTTggttttaattgctttattctaGTCTTTGTATGGTCACCTTGTCTTGGCTGAAATGTTCTTGCTTATAAATTGGTAGGATAAGCATGTGAAtcagttttgagttttgagtttgaattgttgattttgttttgcttttgagATTGGGTGGTCTGGAGTTGACTAGAGAGGAAGAGAGTTTGGAGTTAGTTGGTCCAAAAGTTCCGAACTGGGTCTTGTTATATTTTAGCAGCATTTATTATTATTAGGTTGATAGTGTGGGCTTTGTAGCTATGGTTTGGTTCTATATGCCCCTTTGGTTGGGTGTTTTGAGTTTAGATTGGAAAATGAGTGAATATGCCAAGACAGTAGCAACTGCACTAATGGAATGGTGCAAATTGTGTAAAACAATATTGAATATTTCCGTGCAAATTGGGTAGCTTCTAGTGCTTCcttcacaaaaacaaaaacaaatggtTTCTTTGTTACTAGTTTTTAAAACCAGAGATTAATTGTTTCTTTTACATGGGAAACATGAACTTAACTCGACCTCCTACCCTCATTTTCATTGTTGCAGATTGGTTCTCCATACAAAGTCCCAGTTTTCTAttgctctctctcttcacaaGTTTCTTTCAGGGAATAGGGTATGAATCTTTTTGTCTCTTGACTGAAATATATAAACCTATGAAAATTAGCTTCTTTCTCTTTGCAAAGCTACATACTTTCTTTGCTCCCTCTTAAACTTTATCGATTCTgctcttttgttttcttattgttGATTCAAAAGTTATGCTtagattattttttttcttcttcttgtttataTTTTCCATATACCTTGATTCACATTAAATACTGATTGTGGGTCTTTGAAACAGTTAGGTTGAAGTAAGGTTTTAATTCTTGCAATTAAGTCGAATAATTGgccaaatttttttctttcccttcttcaatcttttctttCTCATCGTTACTCTTGAATGGGCTTAACCAAGTTTTTCccttcttcaatcttttccttctCCTCGGTCTCTTTATGCTTGTTCTTATCATTTTTTCTGGAATTCTCACCCTTTCTCCTCTGATCTGCTTGTTAAAAAGGGTACGCCTTATGAATTTCAATCTCAATTCTTTGATTACTTTCTATTGATTTGCAGCTCTTCATATTCAAATACACGTCTGAATTTCAATCTCCTCTGGTTGTTGATGGTATGCGATCAACTACCCTCCTACTTCTACATATAACCTCTAATATGATCACGTCACACTATTTGCCAACAAACTCTTCTCCAATGTTTGGTGACGAATTTTTGTTGGTTTTAGGATTCAATTACTCAAACGAAAACTCAACTATTGTACCTAACGAGGAAATTAAAAGATGCTTTTTTTGAATGTGCATGTACCACAACCTAGCTTCATATTTTTGGAGAATACTGAGATAAATAATTGTACGTTTCTTTTGGGTTATATTTAATAATGCAGGCAGAGGTGGACTTTCTAGGAAGGCTTTCTCATCCCAACCTTGTTAAGCTATTAATTAGGACACTGCTCAGAGGACAAGGACCCACCAGAAAGGCTTTCTCATCCCAACCATGTTAAGCTATCAGAACACTGCTCAGCAGACAACAAGCTACCAGGAAGGCTCCTTGTCTGTGAATTCAACAACCCTGTTGAACTATTAGAAGTAGAACCCTGCTCCGCGGACAAGGAGCTACTCCTTGTCTATGAATTCATGCAGAAAGGAAGCTTGGAGGGGTATATTTTCAAAAGTATGATGATGAAAACAGAACTGAAAATACAAGTTAATTTTGTTGCTTTTATACAAGTTTATGGACTATGGagtgttccaaaaaaaaaaaaaattcaccaaGTTTATTAATACAAGCTTTCAAAGCTAGTTGCATTTGTGGAAGTCGCTCAGTTTGATTTATTGGCATAACACCAAAAGCCAGATTCTCCTTCAGGTATTTCACTTATACAGGTTGTGTGCATTCTGTATTTGGTAGATTGTTAAGTTGTTTTCTTACAGTAGGAGAAGTACTTTGATCTGGAAATTGTTTTACATACTTGGGATTGGGTATGGAATGCTTGTTTGTTATGCTTACACATATATTATAGCTCTGCTTCTCTTAGTGTACAAGGCTTGGTAATGTTACCTTGCAATGTTTTCTTCTATTTTAGCTTTAATTGGTTTGAATCATTCCTTCATAACCTTGAATTTTGCTTATTCTGTTTGCAGGTTTGGGAATATCTAGTG encodes the following:
- the LOC133743507 gene encoding uncharacterized protein LOC133743507, which encodes MQGVSSGIRYGVKYQGQYPKPLLVAEFEKLKLDWFSIQSPSFLLLSLFTSFFQGIGSSYSNTRLNFNLLWLLMAEVDFLGRLSHPNLVKLLIRTLLRGQGPTRKAFSSQPC